The following proteins come from a genomic window of Thermoproteales archaeon:
- a CDS encoding aldehyde ferredoxin oxidoreductase family protein — MHPNDPLYRVLYIDLTKKIYWIEDRRELFENYLGGAGVAINLLKEECPRGADPLRPENPIVFAVGPFTGLYPIASKTVAMFKSPLTGNLGESHAGGRSAIAIRMAGYGAIVIKGASKHPVYVAVHGDKVFFRDARALWGIKSSITVARIIREKEPGAGQRAIMRIGRAGENLVKYACVVTETYRHFGRLGLGAVFGSKKLKAFVVSGKRSLPVLDKRRYREIYKELFDTMVKSPLMKKYHDLGTAANVIPLNKIGALPTKNLKESKFENADKISGEYLAEKYLGRRLACAHCPVACIHLAALREPYETEPYFYKTTFISYDYELIYSLGSMLGIRNAEDMLKVLDEVEVLGLDGISSGVVLAWATEAYEKGIINENDTLGLRFKWGDYETYIKALRYIVEQPNEFYKALANGVDYAASKYGGEKFALAFGKNEMPGYHTGYLGYFGFLVGSRHSHLDMGGYSIDQKALGKEYNLDELVVKALREEEWRQILSSLVVCFFARGIYKPEIVAKALEPLGWNLTPEDLGKIGAKIHRLKYEFKFREGFDLDSLRLPHRIFETPTPHGYLDEYKFKEMIEKFKLLIQKQI; from the coding sequence ATGCATCCAAACGATCCCTTGTATAGGGTTCTATATATAGACCTCACGAAAAAAATATACTGGATTGAGGATAGAAGAGAATTATTCGAAAACTATTTGGGCGGTGCGGGTGTCGCTATAAATCTTTTAAAAGAAGAATGTCCTAGGGGCGCCGATCCTTTAAGACCCGAGAATCCAATAGTGTTTGCAGTAGGACCGTTTACGGGATTGTATCCGATAGCTTCTAAAACTGTCGCCATGTTTAAGAGTCCTTTAACTGGAAACCTTGGTGAAAGCCACGCCGGCGGACGGAGCGCTATAGCGATTAGAATGGCTGGATATGGGGCTATCGTCATAAAGGGCGCGAGCAAGCATCCAGTATACGTTGCAGTGCATGGCGATAAAGTATTCTTTAGAGACGCAAGAGCGTTATGGGGTATTAAAAGCAGCATAACAGTTGCCAGAATAATTAGAGAAAAAGAGCCTGGAGCTGGTCAGAGGGCTATAATGAGGATTGGCAGAGCTGGAGAAAATCTGGTTAAGTATGCCTGTGTAGTAACCGAAACCTACAGACATTTTGGAAGGCTTGGTCTTGGCGCAGTTTTCGGCAGCAAGAAGCTAAAAGCCTTTGTCGTTTCAGGTAAGAGATCTTTACCAGTTTTAGATAAACGAAGGTATCGGGAAATCTACAAGGAATTATTCGATACTATGGTCAAATCTCCTTTAATGAAAAAATATCATGACTTGGGAACAGCTGCTAACGTTATACCCTTAAATAAAATAGGCGCCCTACCAACTAAGAACCTGAAAGAGTCAAAGTTTGAGAATGCAGACAAAATATCTGGTGAATACTTAGCCGAAAAGTATTTGGGTAGAAGACTCGCGTGCGCTCATTGTCCAGTTGCTTGTATACACTTAGCCGCTCTCAGAGAACCCTACGAAACCGAGCCGTACTTTTACAAGACGACTTTTATCTCTTATGATTACGAGTTGATATACTCTCTAGGAAGCATGCTCGGAATAAGAAACGCGGAAGACATGTTAAAAGTGTTAGATGAAGTCGAAGTGCTTGGTTTAGATGGTATAAGTAGCGGTGTTGTATTAGCATGGGCTACAGAAGCCTACGAAAAGGGGATAATCAACGAGAACGATACTTTAGGATTACGTTTTAAGTGGGGTGACTATGAAACATATATCAAAGCTTTAAGATATATTGTTGAGCAACCCAACGAGTTTTATAAAGCATTAGCTAATGGAGTAGATTATGCTGCTAGCAAATATGGAGGAGAAAAATTCGCTCTCGCCTTTGGCAAAAACGAGATGCCCGGCTATCACACGGGCTACCTGGGTTATTTCGGTTTTCTCGTAGGCTCAAGACACAGCCATTTAGATATGGGTGGCTACAGTATTGACCAGAAAGCTCTAGGAAAGGAATACAATCTGGACGAATTAGTTGTTAAAGCGTTAAGAGAAGAAGAATGGCGTCAGATCCTTTCAAGTCTTGTAGTATGCTTTTTTGCTAGAGGAATATACAAGCCCGAAATTGTCGCCAAAGCTTTAGAGCCGCTAGGATGGAATCTTACGCCTGAAGACTTAGGAAAGATAGGAGCTAAGATACATAGGTTAAAGTACGAATTTAAGTTTAGGGAAGGATTCGACCTTGATAGTTTAAGGTTACCTCACAGAATATTTGAAACCCCCACGCCACACGGGTATTTAGACGAGTATAAGTTCAAAGAAATGATAGAGAAATTTAAGCTGTTAATACAAAAACAAATATAG
- a CDS encoding intein-containing RctB family protein, with translation MSIPLKRLDKYVWEIPQSYKKGMKVPVRVFADDVLIEKMKNDLTLVQAANVAHLPGIYKYSIVLPDGHQGYGFPIGGVAALDANEGVISPGGVGYDINCLPPGTKVLTPLGYKINIEDLAKGGEVTVIDKSKGLPKKTSVMLFLYRNEKILYSVKTKSGYTLELSEDHPVLVKNIGMVKAGELREGIEIALYPFEGVEYEKPIKFTIIREEEFSPSIRNELKKRDLLPLTSINAKLPYLLKILGYALGNGTINGKNLQLYGRKEDLEQIKNDLEKIGYKASIYSRLRMFKHNGYSFKHKEYQLKVSAKSLTELFYKMGYPRGKKSEAKYRIPLYVYKLPLWMKRLFIAAYFGAELSKPKTFNGYNFYMPELKIVKLKNLSENGKSFLKDLQKILREFGVKSVIKKAYEENGKICWRLLIKSDPVNLIKLYSRIGYEYNSKRRKLALAAIVYLKLKLKITKERRVLRRLIKEQYKKGIPVAILAEVYNNRVNQRFVERSVYENVEDARIPEDFLTFEEFLEKNVNGEIVYDEIDEIKIKKYNGKVYDITVNDENHNFIANNFIVSNCGVRVLRTNLMYDDVRPVLKKLIDTLFRYIPSGLGSTGKLRLSISELEKVLAEGADWAIDHGYGWPEDRKHIEENGHMTTADPDRVSHRAKTRGRNQLGTLGSGNHFLEIQVVDKIFNREAAKLMGIYEEGQVMVMIHTGSRGLGHQVCSDYLKQMEIAARRYRVPLPDRELVSVPVTSREAEEYFAAMSAAANFAWANRQIIMHWTRQAFEHVLRKSADDLDMHLIYDVAHNIAKLEEHKVNDKRVKVYVHRKGATRAFPAWHPAIPKDYRSIGQPVIIPGSMGTASYILIGQPTAMDITFGSTAHGAGRLRSRAEAVRTFRASRIIRDLEAKGIIVRADSMRVVAEEAPNAYKDVDRVAKVSHDVGIATLVVRLKPVGVTKG, from the coding sequence ATGTCTATACCATTAAAAAGATTAGATAAATACGTTTGGGAAATACCTCAATCATATAAGAAGGGCATGAAAGTACCTGTCCGAGTATTCGCGGATGATGTTCTCATAGAAAAAATGAAAAACGATCTAACTCTAGTGCAAGCGGCAAATGTAGCTCATCTTCCTGGAATATACAAATATTCAATAGTTTTGCCTGATGGGCATCAAGGCTACGGATTTCCAATAGGCGGCGTAGCGGCTCTCGACGCTAATGAGGGAGTTATAAGTCCCGGTGGCGTTGGTTATGATATTAATTGTCTACCTCCGGGAACTAAAGTTCTAACACCATTAGGCTATAAAATTAACATAGAGGATTTAGCTAAAGGGGGAGAAGTAACAGTTATAGACAAGAGTAAAGGATTACCTAAAAAAACTAGTGTAATGTTGTTCTTGTATAGAAACGAGAAAATATTATATAGTGTCAAAACAAAAAGCGGATATACTCTAGAATTATCTGAAGATCATCCTGTCTTGGTGAAGAATATTGGTATGGTGAAAGCTGGGGAGTTAAGAGAAGGGATAGAAATTGCCTTATATCCATTTGAGGGAGTAGAATATGAGAAACCTATAAAATTTACTATTATCAGGGAAGAAGAATTTTCTCCTAGTATAAGAAACGAATTAAAAAAGCGTGATTTACTACCTTTAACATCAATCAATGCAAAACTACCATATTTATTGAAAATTTTAGGCTATGCATTAGGCAATGGTACAATAAACGGCAAAAATCTACAATTGTATGGGAGAAAAGAAGATCTTGAACAAATAAAAAATGACCTAGAAAAAATAGGCTATAAAGCCTCAATATATTCTCGTCTTAGGATGTTCAAACATAATGGGTACTCTTTCAAACATAAAGAATATCAACTAAAAGTTTCTGCAAAAAGTTTAACTGAGCTTTTCTATAAAATGGGCTATCCAAGAGGGAAGAAAAGCGAAGCAAAATACCGTATACCACTGTACGTTTATAAACTGCCTTTATGGATGAAGAGACTATTTATAGCTGCATATTTTGGCGCTGAACTTTCTAAGCCAAAAACCTTTAACGGTTATAACTTTTACATGCCCGAACTTAAAATAGTCAAGTTGAAAAATCTTTCAGAAAATGGAAAATCTTTCCTAAAAGATTTACAAAAAATTTTAAGAGAATTTGGAGTAAAATCAGTAATAAAAAAGGCATATGAAGAAAATGGTAAGATTTGCTGGAGATTATTAATAAAATCAGACCCTGTAAATTTAATAAAATTATATTCTAGAATAGGATATGAATATAATAGTAAGAGGAGAAAACTAGCACTTGCTGCAATAGTATATTTGAAATTAAAACTGAAAATAACCAAAGAAAGAAGAGTTTTGAGAAGACTTATTAAAGAACAGTATAAGAAAGGAATACCAGTAGCGATTTTAGCGGAAGTTTATAATAATAGAGTAAATCAGAGATTTGTAGAAAGAAGCGTTTATGAAAATGTTGAAGATGCGAGAATACCTGAGGATTTCCTAACATTTGAAGAATTTCTAGAAAAAAATGTTAACGGCGAAATAGTATATGATGAAATTGACGAAATAAAAATTAAAAAATATAATGGAAAAGTATACGATATAACAGTTAACGATGAAAACCATAATTTTATAGCCAATAATTTCATTGTGTCAAATTGTGGAGTAAGAGTGTTGAGAACTAATTTAATGTATGATGATGTTAGACCAGTACTTAAGAAATTGATTGATACATTGTTCAGGTATATACCTTCTGGTCTCGGGTCGACGGGGAAGCTTAGATTAAGCATTAGCGAACTGGAGAAAGTGCTAGCTGAAGGTGCTGATTGGGCGATAGACCATGGATATGGATGGCCGGAAGATAGGAAACACATAGAAGAAAATGGGCATATGACGACTGCAGACCCTGATAGAGTGTCTCATCGTGCAAAAACTAGAGGTAGAAATCAGCTAGGAACCTTAGGGAGTGGAAATCATTTCCTAGAGATACAGGTTGTTGACAAGATATTCAACAGGGAAGCCGCTAAGTTAATGGGAATATACGAGGAAGGACAAGTAATGGTAATGATCCATACAGGAAGCAGAGGATTAGGTCACCAGGTATGCAGCGACTATCTTAAACAAATGGAAATCGCAGCCAGAAGATATCGCGTTCCACTACCAGATAGAGAATTAGTGAGCGTACCTGTAACAAGTAGAGAAGCAGAAGAATATTTTGCTGCAATGTCAGCAGCTGCAAACTTTGCATGGGCAAACAGGCAGATAATAATGCATTGGACTAGACAAGCATTCGAGCATGTGCTTAGGAAATCAGCGGATGATCTTGATATGCACTTGATTTACGACGTAGCTCATAATATTGCAAAATTGGAAGAACACAAAGTAAATGACAAAAGAGTGAAAGTCTATGTGCATAGAAAAGGCGCGACAAGAGCATTTCCAGCTTGGCATCCAGCCATACCAAAAGATTACAGGAGCATCGGTCAACCAGTAATTATACCAGGGTCCATGGGAACAGCTTCATATATTCTGATAGGACAGCCAACAGCTATGGATATAACGTTTGGATCTACGGCTCACGGTGCTGGAAGATTAAGAAGTAGAGCTGAAGCTGTTAGAACGTTTAGAGCTTCTCGAATTATACGAGATTTAGAAGCTAAGGGAATAATTGTAAGAGCCGATAGCATGAGAGTTGTAGCTGAAGAGGCTCCTAATGCTTATAAAGACGTGGATAGAGTAGCAAAAGTAAGCCATGACGTTGGAATAGCAACGCTAGTGGTCAGACTTAAACCTGTAGGTGTAACTAAGGGATGA
- a CDS encoding Mrp/NBP35 family ATP-binding protein: MSKKPMEGFTPIQETLKVIKARMSNVKHKIMIMSGKGGVGKSMVTANLAIALSLKGYKVAVLDADLHGPSIPKMLGVEGKTMLSGPMGILPVAAKGGIGVVSLDFMLPNEDTPVVWRGPLKSKAIMEFLSLVAWGHRDFLLIDLPPGTGDEPLSVAQFIPDVSGAVIVTIPSMVSQHVVKKAVSFARKMDIPILGVVENMSYFRCPKCGEIYYIFGKGGGEAIARAMDVDFLGSIPIDPRVAESSDKGESFLVKYPETEVAKSFMNIAEKIITKLENGT; the protein is encoded by the coding sequence ATGTCAAAAAAACCTATGGAAGGCTTTACGCCTATACAGGAAACTCTTAAAGTTATTAAAGCGCGAATGAGCAACGTAAAGCATAAAATTATGATTATGAGCGGCAAAGGTGGCGTCGGTAAAAGCATGGTGACAGCTAATCTGGCTATAGCCTTATCGTTGAAAGGCTATAAAGTAGCTGTTTTGGACGCTGATCTACACGGTCCTAGCATTCCTAAAATGTTGGGAGTAGAGGGGAAAACCATGCTGAGCGGACCTATGGGAATACTGCCCGTAGCCGCTAAAGGCGGTATAGGCGTAGTTTCTCTCGACTTTATGTTACCAAACGAAGATACTCCAGTTGTTTGGCGTGGACCTCTCAAAAGTAAAGCCATAATGGAGTTCCTCAGTTTGGTCGCGTGGGGTCATCGAGATTTCCTGCTTATCGACTTGCCCCCAGGCACTGGTGATGAGCCCTTGAGCGTTGCCCAATTTATACCGGATGTCAGCGGTGCTGTCATAGTAACTATTCCCTCCATGGTTTCCCAGCACGTTGTTAAAAAAGCAGTGTCCTTCGCAAGGAAAATGGATATACCAATACTTGGAGTTGTAGAGAATATGTCTTATTTCCGATGCCCTAAATGCGGCGAGATATACTACATTTTTGGCAAGGGGGGAGGCGAGGCGATAGCCAGGGCAATGGACGTTGATTTTCTAGGTTCTATTCCCATAGATCCCAGAGTAGCTGAATCTTCGGATAAGGGCGAATCATTTCTGGTAAAGTATCCTGAAACCGAGGTAGCTAAAAGCTTCATGAATATAGCTGAGAAAATCATTACTAAGCTAGAAAATGGAACATAA
- a CDS encoding transcriptional regulator, with the protein MGEFDRFESRREKIIEILKNNKSPLTVKDLAVLLGLEIKDAKTLYEDIKHAAKTLYRKSGGREYIAMIPPKCLDCGYEFKKLNRLRKPSKCPRCRSERISPPSFLYVKTK; encoded by the coding sequence ATGGGAGAATTTGACCGTTTCGAGTCGAGAAGAGAAAAAATTATTGAAATTTTAAAAAATAACAAAAGCCCGTTAACCGTGAAGGATCTGGCTGTTTTATTAGGCTTGGAAATTAAAGATGCAAAAACGTTATATGAAGATATCAAGCATGCAGCAAAAACTTTGTACAGGAAAAGTGGTGGTCGAGAATATATAGCAATGATACCTCCTAAATGTCTTGACTGTGGCTATGAGTTTAAGAAACTTAATAGGTTGAGAAAACCGAGTAAATGTCCGCGCTGCAGAAGCGAGAGAATTTCTCCTCCATCTTTTCTATATGTAAAAACTAAATAA
- a CDS encoding NAD(P)/FAD-dependent oxidoreductase has protein sequence MSERYDVVIIGAGPAGLACAYELAKENLQVLILEKEIKPNYEKLCAGYIPAYIFDFFKIPRSVADYSVKGLRIISGDSEWVIEFDEIVGYNVDRTKFADFLASRVIKEGGVVETSNTVIDVKFLNDMILVKASKSEYQAEIVVAADGAYSKIGSKIRGRFRSRDLGITIQARIDQSKEFSNSNKNLNIVFFGKRYSPFGYGWIFPKKGKIDIGLGTLASKAKNLEKYLVNISKHYNLEINAPLRYAPVPLSGPLKNIAITRILLAGDSAGHVSPLTGEGIKFSMIAGKMAAEAIIGYFKNRVKLKDVAKIYLGKLERNFYGRFRREKMLLKLSERRGISSSRLVYDKKIRNAIAEFYVDKTDITKKLPFIALRALKTYILG, from the coding sequence ATGTCTGAGAGATACGATGTAGTAATTATCGGTGCAGGTCCTGCAGGTTTAGCATGCGCTTATGAACTAGCTAAGGAGAATTTGCAAGTTTTAATTTTGGAAAAAGAAATTAAACCAAATTATGAAAAATTGTGCGCTGGCTACATACCAGCTTACATATTCGACTTTTTCAAGATTCCTAGAAGCGTAGCCGATTATAGCGTGAAAGGCTTAAGAATAATATCAGGCGATAGTGAGTGGGTTATCGAATTTGATGAAATCGTAGGCTATAACGTTGATAGAACAAAATTCGCAGATTTTTTGGCAAGTAGAGTTATTAAAGAAGGCGGTGTGGTAGAAACTTCGAATACAGTAATAGACGTAAAGTTTTTGAATGATATGATTCTAGTGAAAGCTAGCAAAAGCGAGTATCAAGCTGAAATAGTTGTTGCTGCTGATGGAGCCTATTCAAAGATAGGTTCAAAAATTAGAGGACGATTTAGGAGTCGAGATTTAGGAATTACTATACAAGCACGAATAGATCAAAGTAAGGAATTTTCAAACTCGAACAAGAATCTAAACATAGTATTTTTTGGCAAAAGATATTCTCCGTTCGGCTATGGCTGGATATTTCCTAAAAAAGGCAAAATAGATATTGGTTTAGGAACTTTAGCATCAAAAGCAAAAAACCTAGAGAAATACCTGGTAAACATATCGAAACATTATAATCTTGAAATTAATGCTCCCTTAAGATACGCACCTGTTCCACTATCGGGACCATTAAAAAACATAGCTATCACGAGAATACTACTTGCTGGAGATAGCGCTGGACATGTATCTCCTTTAACAGGTGAAGGTATAAAATTCAGCATGATAGCTGGGAAGATGGCTGCCGAAGCAATAATAGGATACTTTAAAAACAGGGTAAAACTGAAGGATGTGGCAAAAATCTATCTGGGCAAGCTTGAAAGAAACTTCTACGGTAGGTTTAGACGCGAGAAGATGTTATTAAAACTTTCTGAAAGGAGAGGAATATCGTCTAGTAGGCTAGTATACGATAAAAAGATAAGAAATGCGATTGCAGAATTTTATGTAGATAAAACCGATATCACAAAAAAGCTACCATTTATAGCACTAAGAGCGTTGAAAACGTATATTTTAGGATAA
- the sppA gene encoding signal peptide peptidase SppA, whose product MDVVERKGLSERKLATIALAIILIMLVAAVAAVILLPAPQVMRLGGAYIALVKIEGPIVSSTGYTIFGSAHSVNVYIELLEKARKDPQAKAVILYVNSPGGSAAASEALYNAVKKLSKEKVVVAYIAEYGTSGAYMAVLPSDHIVAAESSLVGSIGVYTMIVNYKGLLDKLGVQVYTFKSGDLKDVGSPFRNMTEEDAEVFKEIISDLFEIFKARVKQHRTIEDEEVFTGRPFTASKALQLGLIDEIGDFDTAVEAARKLAGLREDVPVKELKPRTPSLFEALLGASVQSRVKLLPSYEILAMWPPPTVYIEP is encoded by the coding sequence ATGGATGTTGTTGAAAGAAAAGGTTTGAGTGAGAGAAAGCTAGCTACTATAGCTTTGGCAATTATACTAATAATGCTGGTTGCTGCTGTAGCCGCCGTTATCTTGCTACCCGCTCCGCAGGTGATGAGGCTTGGAGGAGCATACATAGCATTAGTAAAAATTGAAGGTCCAATAGTTTCTTCAACGGGATACACAATTTTTGGATCAGCGCATAGCGTTAACGTATACATTGAACTGCTAGAAAAAGCTAGAAAAGATCCTCAAGCAAAAGCTGTAATCTTGTACGTTAATAGTCCAGGTGGCTCGGCGGCAGCATCCGAAGCCCTATATAATGCTGTTAAAAAATTGTCGAAGGAAAAAGTCGTCGTAGCATATATTGCTGAGTACGGCACGTCGGGAGCTTACATGGCGGTACTGCCTTCTGACCATATAGTAGCGGCCGAAAGTAGTTTGGTAGGTTCTATTGGAGTTTACACAATGATAGTAAATTATAAAGGATTACTTGATAAACTGGGCGTGCAAGTTTACACTTTTAAATCGGGAGATTTAAAAGACGTGGGCTCGCCTTTCAGGAATATGACGGAAGAGGATGCTGAAGTATTTAAAGAGATAATAAGCGATTTATTCGAAATATTCAAAGCAAGAGTAAAACAGCATAGAACCATCGAAGACGAAGAAGTTTTTACCGGAAGACCTTTCACAGCTAGCAAAGCTTTACAATTAGGCTTAATTGATGAAATAGGAGATTTCGATACGGCTGTAGAAGCCGCCAGGAAATTAGCAGGATTACGCGAAGATGTTCCAGTAAAAGAGCTTAAACCGAGAACGCCAAGCCTATTTGAAGCTTTGTTAGGTGCTAGCGTCCAAAGCAGGGTTAAACTATTACCTAGCTATGAAATTTTAGCTATGTGGCCTCCGCCTACAGTTTACATTGAACCGTAA
- a CDS encoding DUF973 family protein — protein sequence MERRFWIEGFGRLKNAFMLEALTALLGIITSVISLLYTGNLQIEELSPEHLGYFITIAILGLILALTAIISWIFKILGWGSICKTNFKKFYCYTRLAIIILPIIGISMTMIAGFIIGLQLTVSGHQASPEEIAESVPATVKVIAVLGSIIASTGFVIEAISLFDISIIYSEPMLKIGSIIYITSLAASIFQQVLALPINVANAIGIIAAILIFLSLNKLKQKLMKEHEVITSEVV from the coding sequence TTGGAGAGGAGGTTCTGGATTGAAGGCTTTGGCAGATTAAAAAACGCGTTTATGCTAGAAGCTTTAACTGCTTTACTGGGCATAATTACTTCAGTTATATCACTACTGTATACGGGTAATTTGCAGATTGAAGAATTAAGTCCTGAGCATTTAGGCTACTTCATTACCATAGCTATACTAGGTCTTATACTTGCATTAACGGCTATCATCTCCTGGATATTTAAAATACTAGGGTGGGGGAGCATATGTAAAACAAATTTTAAAAAATTCTACTGTTATACTAGGTTGGCGATCATCATCTTGCCTATCATAGGAATCTCGATGACGATGATAGCTGGGTTTATTATCGGGCTGCAATTAACCGTTAGTGGTCACCAAGCAAGCCCTGAGGAGATTGCCGAGAGCGTGCCAGCAACGGTTAAAGTTATCGCTGTTCTGGGATCTATAATAGCCTCAACGGGCTTCGTTATCGAAGCTATATCATTGTTTGATATTTCAATAATTTATTCGGAGCCTATGTTGAAAATCGGGAGCATAATATATATTACGTCTCTAGCAGCGTCTATATTCCAGCAAGTATTAGCATTACCTATTAACGTTGCAAATGCAATAGGCATTATCGCTGCCATTTTGATATTTCTTAGTTTAAATAAGCTAAAACAAAAACTAATGAAAGAGCATGAGGTTATAACTTCTGAGGTTGTTTAA
- a CDS encoding DUF4349 domain-containing protein, translating to MQRKIALVLLVTAILVGLLFVGSFAFIIFQYVRRSGSFVAPPGYTPEKTRFPTLVEDKGAGVVETTSHEAGVTDTISQTEIYRKIIYEAYLSLEVENVEAKIKEAESVALKYGGYVGNMQLSKNYGRVVLRIPTEHFYEALNDLRTLGNLKSENIKAIDVTEEYIDLVARLNNSKAVEARLLALLEKAKTVEDILKVEGQLRIVREEIERLTAKLRYLENRIEYSTITVEFTGPKEKPEIEWPTFEFLQAVADGLSAMYGMIYLMIILLFALMPLIIIGAIAYAIYKLYKRYRSK from the coding sequence ATGCAAAGAAAAATTGCATTAGTACTTTTGGTCACTGCTATTCTAGTAGGATTACTGTTTGTTGGATCGTTTGCCTTTATAATATTTCAATACGTGAGGAGAAGCGGGTCATTTGTAGCTCCCCCAGGTTATACTCCTGAAAAAACGAGATTTCCAACTCTTGTCGAAGATAAAGGAGCTGGAGTAGTTGAAACGACTAGCCACGAAGCTGGAGTAACTGATACAATTTCCCAAACGGAAATTTATAGGAAGATAATATACGAGGCTTATCTTTCTCTGGAAGTAGAAAATGTAGAAGCCAAAATTAAGGAGGCAGAAAGTGTCGCTTTGAAGTATGGAGGTTATGTTGGTAATATGCAGTTAAGCAAGAATTATGGTAGAGTGGTTTTAAGAATTCCAACTGAGCACTTTTACGAGGCTTTAAACGATTTAAGAACCTTAGGAAACTTGAAGAGCGAAAATATCAAAGCGATAGACGTAACAGAAGAGTACATAGATTTGGTGGCAAGGCTTAATAATTCAAAAGCTGTAGAAGCGAGGCTATTAGCACTGCTTGAAAAAGCTAAAACGGTCGAAGACATACTTAAAGTGGAGGGACAGCTGCGTATTGTAAGGGAAGAAATTGAAAGATTAACAGCAAAGTTAAGATATCTAGAAAATAGGATAGAATATTCGACGATAACTGTGGAGTTTACTGGGCCAAAAGAAAAACCTGAAATAGAGTGGCCAACTTTCGAATTTCTACAAGCAGTTGCTGATGGTTTATCGGCAATGTATGGTATGATCTACCTAATGATAATACTATTGTTTGCGCTTATGCCTCTGATCATTATAGGAGCTATAGCATATGCAATATACAAACTTTACAAAAGGTATCGCTCAAAGTGA